In Patescibacteria group bacterium, a single genomic region encodes these proteins:
- a CDS encoding small multi-drug export protein, translated as MNIPHELIVVGIAAIPIGELRVAIPVAMVVYKMSVWSAFLWSLIGNLIPIVFIILGLDLLINRFAIHRIYFLNKFFNWLFEKTRKKHTKIFERWQYLALTIFVAIPLPGTGAWTGSLIAYVFGIPLKRAFPAIAAGVLIAGILVSLITLGIINLPLI; from the coding sequence ATGAATATTCCCCACGAATTGATTGTGGTTGGTATAGCTGCCATACCCATAGGCGAATTAAGGGTGGCGATTCCCGTAGCTATGGTAGTTTATAAAATGTCGGTTTGGTCCGCTTTTCTTTGGTCATTAATTGGCAATTTAATTCCGATTGTTTTTATTATTTTGGGTTTGGATTTATTAATAAATAGATTTGCAATCCATAGAATTTATTTTTTAAATAAGTTTTTTAATTGGCTTTTTGAAAAAACGAGGAAAAAACACACAAAAATTTTTGAGCGTTGGCAATATCTGGCTTTAACAATTTTTGTGGCAATTCCTTTGCCGGGTACTGGGGCATGGACAGGCTCGTTAATTGCTTATGTTTTTGGAATTCCTTTAAAACGCGCCTTTCCAGCAATTGCCGCCGGAGTTTTAATAGCAGGAATTCTGGTAAGTCTAATTACGTTAGGAATAATTAATTTACCACTTATATGA